Proteins from one Caulobacter sp. 73W genomic window:
- the scpA gene encoding methylmalonyl-CoA mutase → MSQFPDFATLPWTAGQTAAPSASGDAWTTPEGVQVKPAYTAGDVAGLDFLSGYPGLAPFGRGPYPTMYVTNPWTIRQYAGFSTAEELNAFYRRNLAAGQMGLSVAFDLATHRGYDSDHERVPGDVGMAGVAIDSILDMRTLFSGIPLDKMSVSMTMNGAVLPILALYIVAAEEQGVPAAKLSGTIQNDILKEFMVRNTYIYPPAPSMRIISDIFSYTSREMPKFNSISISGYHMQEAGASADLELAYTLADGIEYIRAGVAAGMDVDQFAPRLSFFWAIGMNYFMEVAKMRAARLLWARLVKREFNPKDPRSLSLRTHSQTSGWSLAAQDVFNNVPRTCVEAMAAVNGQTQSLHTNSLDEALALPTDFSARIARNTQLFLQMESGTTRVADPWGGSYYVERLTHDLAARALQHIEEVEALGGMAKAIDQGLPKLRIEEAAAKTQARIDSGRQTVVGVNRYKPEVEDDIPVLKVDNTAVRNQQLEKLARLKAERDPRALEAALKALEDGARGDGNLLALAVDAARAKATVGEISSALENVFGRHRAQIKAIEGVFMREAGNDPVAQRARGMARAFEEAHGAKPRIMVAKMGQDGHDRGQKVVATAFSDFGFEVEIGPLFQTPAEAAKDAVENDVQVVGASSLAAGHLTLVPELKKELARLGRDDIIVVVGGVIPPQDFQALRDAGAAAIFPPGTVVAEAAVELLEQLNRQLGYEQPEVTSPAG, encoded by the coding sequence ATGAGCCAGTTCCCCGACTTCGCCACCCTGCCCTGGACCGCCGGCCAGACCGCCGCGCCCTCCGCGTCCGGCGACGCCTGGACCACGCCCGAGGGCGTCCAGGTCAAACCCGCCTACACCGCCGGCGACGTGGCGGGGCTGGACTTCCTGTCCGGCTATCCCGGCCTCGCCCCCTTCGGCCGCGGCCCCTACCCGACCATGTACGTGACCAACCCGTGGACCATCCGGCAGTACGCCGGCTTCTCCACGGCTGAGGAATTGAACGCCTTCTATCGCCGCAACCTGGCGGCCGGTCAGATGGGCCTGTCGGTGGCCTTCGATCTGGCCACGCACCGGGGCTACGACTCCGACCACGAGCGGGTTCCGGGCGACGTCGGCATGGCGGGCGTGGCCATCGACTCCATCCTCGACATGCGCACCCTGTTCAGCGGCATCCCGCTCGACAAGATGAGCGTGTCCATGACCATGAACGGCGCCGTCCTGCCGATCCTAGCGCTCTACATTGTCGCCGCCGAGGAACAGGGCGTGCCCGCCGCCAAGCTGAGCGGCACGATCCAGAACGACATCCTCAAAGAGTTCATGGTGCGGAACACCTACATCTATCCGCCCGCGCCCTCGATGCGGATCATTTCCGACATCTTTTCATACACTTCGCGCGAAATGCCGAAGTTCAACTCGATCTCGATCAGCGGCTATCACATGCAGGAGGCCGGCGCCTCCGCCGACCTGGAACTGGCCTACACCCTGGCCGACGGCATCGAGTACATCCGCGCCGGCGTCGCCGCCGGCATGGACGTGGACCAGTTCGCCCCGCGCCTGTCGTTCTTCTGGGCCATCGGCATGAACTACTTCATGGAAGTGGCGAAGATGCGGGCGGCCCGCCTGCTCTGGGCACGCCTGGTGAAGCGCGAGTTCAATCCCAAGGACCCGCGCAGCCTGTCCCTGCGCACCCACAGCCAGACCTCCGGCTGGTCCCTGGCCGCGCAGGACGTGTTCAACAACGTTCCGCGCACCTGCGTCGAGGCCATGGCCGCCGTGAACGGCCAGACCCAGAGCCTGCACACCAACAGCCTGGACGAGGCCCTGGCCCTGCCCACGGACTTCTCCGCCCGCATCGCCCGCAACACCCAGCTGTTCCTGCAGATGGAGAGCGGCACGACCCGCGTCGCCGACCCCTGGGGCGGCAGCTACTATGTCGAGCGTCTAACCCACGACCTCGCCGCCCGCGCCCTCCAGCACATCGAGGAGGTCGAGGCCCTGGGCGGCATGGCCAAGGCCATCGACCAGGGTCTGCCCAAGCTGCGCATCGAGGAAGCCGCCGCCAAGACCCAGGCCCGCATTGACAGCGGCCGCCAGACCGTGGTCGGCGTCAACCGCTACAAGCCGGAGGTCGAGGACGACATCCCCGTCCTGAAGGTCGACAACACCGCCGTCCGCAACCAGCAGCTCGAAAAGCTGGCCCGCCTGAAGGCCGAACGTGACCCCCGCGCGCTAGAGGCCGCGCTGAAGGCGCTGGAGGACGGGGCGCGGGGCGACGGCAACCTGCTGGCCCTGGCGGTGGACGCCGCTCGCGCCAAGGCCACGGTGGGCGAGATCAGCTCGGCGCTGGAAAATGTGTTCGGCCGCCACCGCGCCCAGATCAAGGCTATCGAGGGCGTCTTCATGCGCGAGGCCGGAAACGACCCCGTCGCCCAGCGCGCCCGCGGCATGGCGCGCGCCTTCGAGGAGGCCCACGGCGCCAAGCCCCGCATCATGGTCGCCAAGATGGGGCAGGACGGTCACGACCGGGGCCAGAAGGTGGTCGCCACCGCCTTCTCCGACTTCGGCTTCGAGGTCGAGATCGGCCCGCTGTTCCAGACCCCGGCCGAGGCCGCCAAGGACGCGGTCGAGAACGACGTCCAGGTCGTGGGCGCCAGCTCCCTCGCCGCCGGTCATCTGACCCTGGTGCCGGAGCTCAAGAAGGAGCTCGCCCGCCTGGGCCGCGACGACATCATCGTGGTGGTGGGCGGGGTGATCCCGCCCCAGGACTTCCAGGCCCTGCGCGACGCCGGCGCCGCCGCCATCTTCCCGCCGGGCACCGTGGTGGCCGAAGCCGCCGTGGAGCTGCTGGAGCAGCTCAACCGCCAGCTGGGCTATGAGCAGCCGGAGGTGACTTCGCCCGCCGGCTGA
- a CDS encoding DUF4112 domain-containing protein yields the protein MSTERAHQAWRQAETIKRLSDRVVGVGPIGIGLDGVIAWIPGANAVYSLGAGGLLLAHAVRSQAGGATIARMAAYLAADTASSGVPIIGWAVDTLFPGHLMAARALQKDIEARHGKPADAATTKRWPFSRRAKSPPAAHSPAGG from the coding sequence ATGAGCACAGAGCGCGCGCATCAGGCCTGGCGGCAGGCGGAGACGATCAAGCGGTTGTCCGACCGCGTGGTCGGGGTCGGACCGATCGGGATCGGGCTGGACGGGGTGATCGCGTGGATCCCCGGGGCCAACGCCGTCTACAGCCTGGGCGCGGGCGGGCTGCTGCTGGCCCATGCCGTGCGCTCGCAGGCGGGCGGGGCGACCATCGCGCGAATGGCGGCCTATCTGGCGGCGGATACGGCCAGTTCCGGCGTGCCGATCATCGGCTGGGCGGTGGACACCCTGTTCCCGGGCCACCTGATGGCGGCGCGCGCCCTGCAGAAGGATATCGAGGCGCGCCACGGCAAGCCGGCGGACGCGGCCACGACGAAGCGCTGGCCATTCAGCCGGCGGGCGAAGTCACCTCCGGCTGCTCATAGCCCAGCTGGCGGTTGA
- a CDS encoding helix-hairpin-helix domain-containing protein: protein MASEFPKLSYDAERALHFPLGLASPLWLTFGGAAAAGAAWWWMTRWTQVSSLSAALEPTNLEAALAPQPAATEVVAETVEEATLQLGDVAVETGAPAPVVEAVVEPVIEAASETVEAATEIATEAADDFTRLVGVGPRLAQALVDRGVRNFAEIAAWTEEDLAAVDRDLDLKGRAVRDAWVAQAKRFAEVVEG from the coding sequence ATGGCCAGCGAGTTTCCCAAGCTTTCCTATGACGCCGAGCGCGCCCTGCATTTTCCGCTGGGCCTGGCGTCACCCCTTTGGCTGACCTTCGGGGGCGCGGCTGCGGCCGGAGCCGCCTGGTGGTGGATGACCCGATGGACGCAGGTCTCCAGCCTGTCGGCCGCTCTGGAGCCGACCAATCTGGAAGCCGCGCTCGCGCCGCAACCGGCGGCGACCGAGGTCGTGGCGGAGACGGTCGAGGAGGCGACGCTGCAGCTGGGCGACGTCGCCGTGGAGACGGGGGCTCCGGCGCCCGTGGTCGAGGCGGTGGTCGAACCCGTGATCGAGGCGGCCTCCGAAACGGTCGAGGCCGCGACGGAGATCGCGACCGAGGCGGCGGACGACTTCACCCGCCTGGTCGGTGTCGGGCCCCGTCTGGCCCAGGCCCTGGTGGATCGCGGCGTGCGCAACTTCGCCGAGATCGCCGCCTGGACCGAAGAAGACCTGGCCGCCGTTGACCGCGACCTGGACCTGAAGGGCCGCGCGGTGCGCGACGCCTGGGTGGCGCAGGCCAAGCGGTTCGCCGAGGTGGTCGAGGGGTAG
- the rlmJ gene encoding 23S rRNA (adenine(2030)-N(6))-methyltransferase RlmJ, which produces MNYRHAFHAGNFADLVKHGVLTALMDVLTRDGGPLTVIDTHSGAGAYDLTGEMSRRSGEAAAGIFRLMAASDSPPAFQPLKNAVAAMNRGGEVVLYPGSPLLVAQALRKADRYFACELREDDCETLRGTLEPFANAEALNTDGYAAAVERLPAKGRAFVLIDPPFERGDDYAQIARAVGAVRRKNPEAATAVWVPLKDLETLDRFLREMEDAADASLLVAESRLRPLNNPMKMNGCAMVMLGAPEAVTEPATAICRWVAERLGDAGGEARVWRT; this is translated from the coding sequence TTGAACTACCGCCACGCCTTCCACGCCGGCAACTTCGCCGACCTCGTCAAGCACGGGGTGCTGACCGCCCTGATGGACGTGCTGACGCGCGACGGCGGGCCGCTGACCGTGATCGACACCCATTCCGGCGCAGGCGCCTATGACCTGACCGGCGAGATGTCGCGACGCTCCGGCGAGGCGGCGGCGGGGATCTTCCGCCTGATGGCGGCGAGCGACAGTCCGCCGGCCTTTCAGCCACTGAAGAACGCGGTGGCGGCCATGAACCGGGGCGGGGAGGTAGTGCTCTATCCCGGCTCGCCCCTGCTGGTCGCCCAGGCCCTGCGCAAGGCGGACCGCTATTTCGCCTGCGAGCTGCGCGAGGATGATTGCGAGACCTTGCGCGGGACATTGGAGCCGTTCGCCAACGCCGAGGCGCTGAACACCGACGGCTATGCGGCGGCGGTGGAGCGCCTTCCAGCCAAAGGGCGGGCCTTCGTCCTGATCGACCCGCCGTTCGAGCGCGGCGACGACTACGCCCAGATCGCCCGCGCGGTCGGGGCGGTGCGGCGCAAGAACCCCGAGGCGGCGACGGCGGTGTGGGTCCCGCTGAAGGACCTGGAGACCCTGGACCGTTTCCTGCGCGAGATGGAGGACGCCGCCGACGCCAGCCTGCTGGTGGCGGAGTCCCGGCTGCGGCCGTTGAACAATCCGATGAAGATGAACGGCTGCGCCATGGTCATGCTGGGCGCGCCGGAGGCCGTGACGGAACCGGCGACGGCGATCTGTCGCTGGGTGGCCGAGCGGCTGGGCGATGCGGGCGGCGAGGCGCGGGTCTGGCGGACCTGA
- a CDS encoding DNA topoisomerase IB: protein MPRKTKTPTCPEEFATAAGLTYVNDGDPGFSRVKTAKGFSYRDADGKAIKDLAVVDRIDKLAIPPAWTDVWISPIADGHIQAVGRDAKGRKQYRYHADWRAIRDDHKYGRTAAFGRALPKLRRRLEEDLAKRGLPREKVLAAVVSLLEQTLIRVGNDEYAKTNKSFGLTTMRNRHVKLTGTGAIFEFRGKSGVAHKTGFQDRRLARIVRVCQDLPGQRLFQYLDDDGQRRPIESADVNAYLRDAMGEDFTAKDFRTWAGTLAMAEALSMQPQPENKTQAKSTLNTCVKAVAGILGNTAAVCRKCYIHPAVFDAFERGDLEIRPIGQRRDRELKLLKLLDAT from the coding sequence TTGCCTCGCAAAACCAAGACGCCGACTTGCCCGGAGGAATTCGCGACCGCGGCGGGCCTCACCTACGTCAATGACGGCGATCCCGGCTTCAGCCGGGTGAAGACCGCCAAGGGCTTCAGCTACCGGGACGCCGACGGCAAGGCGATCAAGGACCTGGCCGTGGTCGACCGTATCGACAAGCTGGCCATCCCACCCGCCTGGACCGACGTCTGGATCTCCCCGATCGCTGACGGCCATATCCAGGCCGTGGGCCGCGACGCCAAGGGCCGCAAGCAATACCGCTACCACGCCGACTGGCGCGCCATCCGCGACGACCACAAGTACGGCCGCACCGCCGCCTTCGGCCGCGCCCTGCCCAAACTCCGTCGGCGCCTGGAAGAGGATCTGGCCAAGCGCGGCCTGCCCCGCGAAAAGGTCCTGGCGGCCGTGGTCAGCCTGTTGGAGCAGACCCTGATTCGTGTCGGCAACGACGAATACGCCAAGACCAACAAGAGCTTCGGCCTGACGACCATGCGCAACCGGCATGTGAAGCTGACCGGAACCGGCGCCATCTTCGAATTCAGGGGCAAGAGCGGCGTCGCTCACAAGACCGGCTTCCAGGACCGTCGCCTGGCCCGCATTGTCCGCGTCTGCCAGGACCTGCCGGGGCAGCGACTGTTTCAGTACCTCGACGACGACGGCCAGCGCCGGCCCATCGAGTCCGCCGACGTGAACGCCTATCTGCGCGACGCCATGGGTGAGGACTTCACCGCCAAGGACTTCCGCACCTGGGCCGGCACCCTGGCCATGGCCGAGGCCCTGTCGATGCAGCCGCAGCCCGAGAACAAGACCCAGGCGAAGAGCACCCTGAACACCTGCGTGAAGGCCGTGGCCGGCATCCTGGGCAACACGGCCGCCGTCTGCCGCAAGTGCTACATCCACCCTGCCGTGTTCGACGCCTTCGAGCGCGGCGACCTGGAAATCCGCCCCATCGGCCAGCGCCGCGACCGGGAGCTGAAGCTGTTGAAACTGCTCGACGCGACCTAG
- a CDS encoding helix-turn-helix transcriptional regulator yields the protein MRHDKAALLLDLARRLAGSAEGLTLDEMAEGLGVGRRTAERMRDAVWAVFPQMEAVDDPPTKRFRIPSGLDSLFQAPTADEMVALRTAADSLKVSGGTARAEALYSLERKLLAAMRAQARRRLAPDMEALVQAETIAVHAGARPMEDAAVLTAIRTAITGLTALRFKYDGGSKPGREREVTPFGVMFGRSNYLVAGEGKSPEPRTWRLDKIRDVEVMPWHAAPPEGFSLQAFADQSFGIYQGAVEDVVLHITPQGAEDALRWRFHANQSVEPQADGSVIVSFRASGMLELAWHLFTWQDKVRVISPPSLKTMLVQELEKALAAHRT from the coding sequence ATGCGTCACGACAAGGCAGCTCTACTTCTCGACCTCGCGCGCCGGCTTGCAGGATCCGCCGAGGGTTTGACCCTGGACGAGATGGCCGAGGGCCTGGGCGTCGGCCGCCGGACCGCGGAGCGGATGCGCGACGCGGTCTGGGCCGTGTTCCCGCAGATGGAGGCGGTGGACGATCCGCCGACCAAGCGCTTCCGCATCCCCTCCGGCCTCGACAGCCTGTTTCAGGCCCCGACGGCGGACGAGATGGTCGCCCTGCGCACCGCAGCCGATTCGCTGAAGGTCAGCGGCGGCACGGCGCGGGCCGAGGCCCTGTACAGCCTGGAGCGCAAGCTGCTGGCCGCCATGCGCGCCCAGGCTCGCCGTCGGCTGGCTCCCGACATGGAGGCCCTGGTCCAGGCCGAGACCATCGCCGTCCACGCGGGCGCGCGCCCCATGGAGGACGCCGCCGTGCTGACCGCCATCCGCACGGCGATCACCGGCCTGACCGCGCTGCGCTTCAAGTACGACGGCGGGTCCAAGCCGGGCCGGGAGCGGGAGGTGACCCCGTTCGGCGTCATGTTCGGCCGCAGCAACTATCTGGTGGCGGGGGAGGGCAAGTCGCCCGAGCCGCGCACCTGGCGCCTGGACAAGATCCGCGATGTCGAGGTCATGCCTTGGCACGCCGCCCCGCCGGAAGGGTTTTCGCTACAAGCCTTCGCCGACCAGAGCTTCGGCATCTACCAGGGGGCGGTGGAGGACGTGGTTCTTCATATCACGCCGCAAGGCGCCGAGGATGCCTTGCGCTGGCGCTTCCACGCCAACCAGTCGGTGGAGCCGCAGGCCGACGGCTCGGTGATCGTCTCCTTCCGGGCCAGCGGGATGCTGGAGCTGGCCTGGCACCTGTTCACCTGGCAGGACAAGGTCCGGGTCATCTCGCCGCCTTCGCTGAAGACCATGCTGGTGCAGGAGCTGGAGAAGGCCCTGGCCGCGCACCGGACCTAG
- a CDS encoding NUDIX hydrolase, producing MIKQQMMIDADGQEVGQQYAALPFRDREGLEILLITSRETQRWVIPKGWPMERKTAAGAAATEAWEEAGVKGEVTETAIGAYRYDKVLKKGESLRCRVDVFPLRVLVQTISWPESDQRTLKWFKPSEAADAVAEPELAELIRAFTPPARF from the coding sequence ATGATCAAGCAGCAGATGATGATCGACGCCGACGGCCAGGAGGTCGGCCAGCAGTATGCCGCCCTGCCGTTCCGGGATCGGGAGGGGCTGGAGATCCTGCTGATCACCTCCCGCGAGACACAGCGCTGGGTCATCCCCAAGGGCTGGCCGATGGAGCGCAAGACCGCCGCCGGAGCCGCGGCCACCGAAGCCTGGGAAGAGGCGGGCGTTAAGGGCGAAGTTACCGAGACCGCCATCGGCGCATATCGCTATGACAAGGTGCTGAAGAAGGGCGAGAGCCTGCGCTGCCGGGTGGACGTTTTCCCGCTGCGCGTGCTGGTTCAGACCATCTCTTGGCCCGAAAGCGACCAGCGGACCCTGAAGTGGTTCAAGCCGAGCGAGGCGGCGGACGCCGTGGCCGAGCCGGAGCTGGCCGAACTGATCCGCGCCTTCACGCCGCCGGCCAGGTTCTAG
- a CDS encoding anion permease translates to MELLPFVIVLIGIALLFDFLNGLHDAANSIATIVATRVLPPNWAVFWAAFFNFIAFMVFGLHVANTVGTGIISPDLIDNRVIFGALMGAISWNVITWMLGIPSSSSHALIGGLLGAGISKAGFSAVVLKGVLKTTFAIVLSPTVGFLLALVLVLIVSWAFLKTSPARADGISRKLQFVSASLYSLGHGGNDAQKTMGIIAVLMYSNGMMQGGFHVPFWVVITCQSMMALGTLMGGWKIVHTMGSKITRLSPMQGFCAETGGAITLFGATYLGIPVSTTHTITGAIVGVGAARRVSAVRWNVAKSIVTAWVITMPAAGAIGAAFYFLSGLFA, encoded by the coding sequence GTGGAGCTGCTTCCCTTCGTCATCGTGCTGATCGGCATTGCGCTGCTGTTCGACTTCCTGAACGGCCTGCACGACGCCGCCAATTCCATCGCCACCATCGTGGCGACGCGCGTCCTGCCGCCCAACTGGGCGGTGTTCTGGGCGGCGTTCTTCAACTTCATCGCCTTCATGGTGTTCGGCCTGCACGTGGCCAACACGGTGGGCACGGGGATCATCTCGCCGGACCTGATCGACAACCGGGTGATCTTCGGAGCCCTGATGGGCGCCATCTCCTGGAACGTCATCACCTGGATGCTGGGCATCCCGTCCTCGAGCTCCCACGCCCTCATCGGGGGCCTGCTGGGCGCGGGAATCAGCAAGGCTGGATTCTCGGCCGTGGTGCTGAAAGGCGTGCTGAAGACGACCTTCGCCATCGTTCTGTCGCCGACCGTTGGTTTTCTGCTCGCCCTCGTCCTGGTCCTGATCGTTTCCTGGGCCTTCCTGAAAACTTCTCCTGCACGGGCGGACGGAATCTCGCGCAAGCTGCAGTTCGTGTCCGCTTCGCTCTATTCGCTGGGGCATGGCGGCAATGACGCGCAGAAGACCATGGGGATCATCGCAGTACTCATGTACTCGAACGGCATGATGCAAGGGGGCTTTCACGTCCCGTTCTGGGTGGTGATCACCTGCCAAAGCATGATGGCGCTCGGCACGCTCATGGGCGGCTGGAAGATCGTCCACACCATGGGCTCCAAGATCACGCGCCTGTCCCCGATGCAGGGTTTCTGCGCCGAGACGGGCGGGGCGATCACCCTGTTCGGGGCGACCTACCTGGGCATCCCGGTCTCCACGACCCACACCATCACGGGCGCTATCGTCGGGGTGGGCGCCGCGCGCCGCGTGTCGGCCGTGCGATGGAACGTGGCCAAGAGCATCGTCACCGCCTGGGTGATCACCATGCCTGCGGCCGGCGCCATCGGCGCGGCCTTCTATTTCCTGTCCGGCCTGTTCGCATGA
- a CDS encoding DUF47 domain-containing protein: MIKMFQALMPKEERFFDLFDRHAQTLALGARALRELLDGGPGLEAACARVIQHENEADDVAREVMLAVRRTFITPFDRSDIKGLTASLDDAIDQMQKTAKTIALFEVKTFEPKMREMADLIIDAADRTVAGVALLSKMRENSSALNAFAEAVIQLEEKGDTLHDEGLKALFLANQDQAMNFIVGREIYSHLEKVLDRFEDVANRVSGILIEHL; encoded by the coding sequence ATGATCAAGATGTTCCAGGCGCTGATGCCCAAGGAAGAGCGCTTCTTCGACCTCTTCGACCGGCACGCCCAGACCCTGGCGCTCGGGGCCCGCGCCCTGCGTGAGCTGCTGGACGGCGGTCCGGGCCTGGAAGCTGCCTGCGCCCGGGTCATACAGCACGAGAACGAGGCCGACGACGTGGCCCGTGAAGTGATGCTGGCCGTACGCCGCACCTTCATCACCCCCTTTGACCGCAGCGACATCAAGGGCCTGACAGCCTCGCTGGATGACGCCATCGACCAGATGCAGAAGACGGCCAAGACCATCGCCCTGTTCGAGGTGAAGACCTTCGAGCCGAAGATGCGCGAGATGGCCGACCTGATCATCGACGCCGCCGACCGCACCGTGGCCGGCGTGGCCCTGCTGTCGAAGATGCGCGAGAACAGCAGCGCCCTGAACGCCTTCGCCGAGGCGGTGATCCAGCTGGAAGAGAAGGGCGACACCCTGCACGACGAGGGGCTGAAGGCCCTGTTCCTGGCCAACCAGGACCAGGCGATGAACTTCATCGTCGGCCGCGAGATCTATAGCCACCTGGAGAAGGTGCTCGACCGGTTCGAGGACGTGGCCAACCGCGTCAGCGGCATCCTGATCGAACACCTCTAG
- a CDS encoding acyl-CoA dehydrogenase family protein, producing the protein MIPNSGPALDFALGETADAIRETTARFAADKIAPLAAKIDETNTFPRELWPQMGELGLHGITVEEADGGLGLGYLEHVVAMEEVSRASASVGLSYGAHSNLCVNQIRRWATPDQKGRYLPKLISGEHVGSLAMSEAGAGSDVVSMKLKAEKVGDRYILNGTKFWITNAPHADTLVVYAKTGEGSGGMTAFLIEKGFKGFSVSKKLDKMGMRGSDTAELVFEDCEVPEENVMGPVGGGVGVLMSGLDYERAVLSAGPLGIMQACLDVVLPYVRDRKQFGKAIGSFQLMQAKVADMYVALSSARAYVYAVARACDAGKTARYDAAGAILLASENAVKVSLEAVQALGGAGYTKEWPVERLVRDAKLYDIGAGTNEIRRFLIGRELIGA; encoded by the coding sequence ATGATCCCGAATTCCGGCCCCGCACTCGATTTCGCTCTCGGTGAGACCGCCGACGCGATCCGTGAAACCACCGCCCGCTTCGCGGCGGACAAGATCGCGCCTCTCGCGGCGAAGATCGACGAGACCAACACCTTCCCCCGCGAGCTGTGGCCCCAGATGGGCGAGCTGGGCCTGCACGGGATCACGGTGGAGGAGGCCGATGGCGGCCTCGGTCTCGGCTATCTCGAGCACGTAGTAGCCATGGAGGAGGTTTCCCGCGCCTCAGCCTCGGTGGGCCTCAGCTACGGCGCTCACTCGAACCTCTGCGTCAATCAGATCCGCCGCTGGGCCACGCCGGACCAGAAGGGCCGCTACCTGCCCAAGCTGATCAGCGGCGAGCATGTCGGCTCCCTGGCCATGAGCGAGGCCGGCGCCGGCTCGGACGTGGTCTCCATGAAGCTGAAGGCGGAGAAGGTCGGCGACCGCTACATCCTGAACGGCACGAAGTTCTGGATTACCAACGCCCCGCACGCCGACACCCTGGTCGTCTATGCCAAGACCGGCGAGGGCAGCGGCGGCATGACCGCCTTCCTGATCGAGAAGGGCTTCAAGGGCTTCAGCGTCTCCAAGAAGCTGGACAAGATGGGCATGCGCGGTTCGGACACAGCCGAGCTGGTGTTCGAGGACTGTGAAGTCCCTGAAGAGAACGTCATGGGCCCGGTCGGCGGCGGCGTCGGCGTGCTGATGAGCGGCCTGGACTATGAGCGCGCCGTGCTGTCGGCCGGCCCGCTGGGCATCATGCAGGCCTGCCTGGACGTCGTCCTGCCCTACGTCCGCGACCGCAAGCAGTTCGGCAAGGCCATCGGCTCGTTCCAGCTGATGCAGGCCAAGGTGGCGGACATGTATGTCGCGCTGAGCTCGGCCCGCGCCTACGTCTATGCCGTGGCCCGCGCCTGTGACGCGGGCAAGACCGCGCGCTACGACGCGGCGGGAGCGATCCTGCTGGCTTCGGAGAACGCCGTGAAGGTCAGCCTGGAGGCCGTGCAGGCTCTCGGCGGCGCCGGCTACACCAAGGAGTGGCCGGTGGAGCGCCTGGTCCGCGACGCCAAGCTTTATGACATCGGCGCCGGAACCAACGAAATCCGCCGCTTCCTGATCGGCCGCGAGCTGATCGGCGCCTGA
- a CDS encoding glycoside hydrolase family protein encodes MKPRHQVSRTAIDLIKGFEGCRQKAVQLPDGRWTIGYGHTLTAREGAVVTEPDAEALLMYDLIAVAHAINELTFTPLNQNQFDALSCFAFNIGIDAFRHSAVLRRINEGALIQAACAMEMWRKADFEGERIVIDALVRRRAAEKTLFLTPQGGKWVAAPSPLLQPKVDYDAALTVPVQTPTAVTAVFEDGKARVERDQGQPQSAPVPEPEVVSASERAAEGVGARLSAIFADETEPKPAPPEPEPVAPLVPEAERKPFLWSPEPAAAAEAAPEAPDVVLAPEAHDELHQPVEDASDEPIFTLPGVSSFDPHPDEEPEAARALTPEGQDAQVEVAAPHAFEGTDQELKPAETVAYSEPPPRILHVEAAPPPEHQDEQAFSWITPQRRARRGKDGQPVRGGFTMPAVAGVTGAVAFAFSVLMIPNAAPDPNGDPTIGLMILWGFGALGIALFGWAAYRLLTLLGGAEKDDDKA; translated from the coding sequence ATGAAACCGCGTCATCAGGTCTCTCGAACCGCCATCGATCTCATCAAGGGATTCGAAGGGTGCCGTCAGAAGGCCGTCCAGTTGCCCGACGGCCGCTGGACGATCGGCTACGGCCATACCCTGACCGCGAGGGAAGGGGCCGTGGTCACCGAGCCTGACGCCGAAGCGCTGCTGATGTACGACCTGATCGCGGTTGCGCACGCCATCAATGAGCTGACCTTCACCCCGCTCAACCAGAACCAGTTCGACGCCCTGTCGTGCTTCGCCTTCAACATCGGCATCGATGCGTTCCGCCACTCGGCGGTCCTCCGACGCATCAACGAGGGCGCGCTGATCCAGGCCGCCTGCGCCATGGAGATGTGGCGCAAGGCCGACTTCGAGGGCGAGCGCATCGTCATCGACGCCCTGGTTCGCCGCCGCGCCGCCGAGAAGACCCTGTTTCTGACGCCCCAAGGCGGCAAATGGGTGGCCGCGCCGTCGCCCCTGCTGCAGCCCAAGGTCGACTATGACGCGGCCCTGACCGTCCCGGTCCAGACGCCCACCGCCGTCACCGCCGTCTTCGAGGACGGCAAGGCGCGTGTTGAGCGTGACCAGGGCCAGCCGCAATCCGCACCCGTGCCCGAGCCCGAGGTGGTCAGCGCCAGCGAGCGCGCGGCCGAAGGCGTCGGCGCCCGTCTGTCCGCCATCTTCGCCGACGAGACGGAGCCCAAGCCCGCGCCGCCCGAGCCTGAACCCGTCGCCCCGCTGGTCCCCGAGGCCGAGCGCAAGCCGTTCCTGTGGTCGCCTGAGCCCGCCGCTGCTGCTGAAGCCGCTCCCGAGGCGCCGGACGTGGTGCTGGCGCCCGAGGCTCACGACGAGCTGCACCAACCGGTCGAGGACGCTTCGGACGAGCCGATCTTCACCCTGCCGGGGGTGTCGTCCTTCGATCCGCATCCTGATGAGGAGCCGGAAGCGGCTCGCGCCCTGACGCCCGAGGGCCAGGACGCCCAGGTCGAGGTCGCCGCCCCGCACGCCTTCGAAGGGACGGATCAAGAGCTCAAGCCCGCCGAGACCGTGGCCTATTCCGAACCGCCGCCCCGGATTCTGCACGTCGAGGCCGCGCCGCCGCCCGAGCATCAAGACGAGCAGGCCTTCTCCTGGATCACGCCCCAGCGTCGGGCGCGCCGCGGCAAGGATGGCCAGCCGGTCCGCGGCGGTTTCACCATGCCGGCCGTCGCCGGCGTGACCGGCGCCGTGGCGTTCGCCTTCAGCGTCCTGATGATTCCCAACGCCGCGCCGGATCCCAACGGCGATCCGACGATCGGCCTGATGATCCTGTGGGGTTTCGGCGCCTTGGGCATCGCCTTGTTCGGTTGGGCGGCCTATCGCCTCCTGACCTTGCTTGGCGGGGCCGAGAAGGACGACGACAAGGCATGA